In one Polaribacter sp. ALD11 genomic region, the following are encoded:
- the uvrA gene encoding excinuclease ABC subunit UvrA: MKDQEYIEVYGARAHNLKNIDVKIPREKLVVITGLSGSGKSSLAFDTIYAEGQRRYIETFSAYARQFLGGLERPDVDKIDGLSPVISIEQKTTNKSPRSTVGTITEIYDFLRLLFARAADAYSYNTDQKMVSYSDEQIKDLILKDFDGKKIAVLAPLIKSRKGHYRELFEQISKQGFLRVRVDGKIQEIEKGMKLDRYKNHDIEVVIDRLAVNKTVEKRLEETIKTALYSGNNILMVIAIDDNNPRYFSRELMCPTTGIAYPNPEPNTFSFNSPKGACDSCNGLGITNEINLKKVIPDDSISIKNGGIIPLGEQKSSWIFKQIQNIAERYKFKLTDAIKDIPKEALEIILHGGNESFEIESKTVGVTRNYKIDFEGIVAFINSQYNNAESTTIKRWAKGFMDEVTCSSCHGKRLKKEALHFKITDKSISDLVQMDVTELAKWFKNVEKDLSKKQLIIASEILKEIRTRIQFLVDVGLDYLTLDRTSKSLSGGEAQRIRLATQIGSQLVGVLYILDEPSIGLHQRDNEKLIDSLVKLRDIGNSVLVVEHDQDMIEKADFVFDIGPGAGKHGGEIVSAGTFAELKKQNTLTADYITGRKKIEVPEKRREGNGKTIKLFGASGNNLKNVTVEFPLGKMICVTGVSGSGKSTLINETLYPILNAHIYRGVKKPMPYKKIEGLEHVDKVIDIDQSPIGRTPRSNPATYTKTFDEIRSLFAKTAEAAIRGYKPGRFSFNVKGGRCETCQGGGVRVIEMNFLPDVQVECETCQGKRFNRETLEIRYKGKSISDVLNMTIEDATDFFIKIPKIHRKLKTIKDVGLGYITLGQQSTTLSGGEAQRIKLAAELSKRDTGNTFYILDEPTTGLHFEDIRVLMDVLNKLADKGNTVLIIEHNLDVVKLADYVIDVGMEGGKKGGKILVTGTPEEVAKHKKSYTAKFLKKLLF; this comes from the coding sequence TAATCTCCATTGAACAAAAAACAACAAATAAAAGTCCGCGTTCTACTGTAGGAACCATCACAGAAATTTACGATTTTTTAAGATTACTTTTTGCAAGAGCTGCAGACGCATACTCTTACAACACCGATCAAAAAATGGTGAGTTATTCTGATGAACAAATTAAAGATTTGATTCTAAAGGATTTTGATGGTAAGAAGATAGCCGTTTTAGCACCTTTAATTAAATCTAGAAAAGGACATTACAGAGAGCTTTTTGAACAAATTTCTAAACAAGGGTTTTTAAGGGTTCGAGTGGATGGCAAGATTCAAGAGATTGAAAAAGGCATGAAACTAGATCGTTACAAAAACCATGATATTGAGGTTGTAATCGATCGATTGGCTGTAAATAAAACAGTCGAAAAACGTTTAGAAGAAACGATAAAAACAGCACTATATTCTGGAAATAATATTTTAATGGTGATTGCTATTGATGACAACAATCCTAGATATTTTAGTAGAGAATTAATGTGTCCAACAACAGGTATTGCATATCCGAACCCTGAGCCAAATACGTTTTCTTTCAACTCACCAAAAGGAGCTTGTGATTCTTGTAACGGATTAGGAATTACGAATGAAATTAACTTAAAAAAAGTAATTCCAGATGATAGTATTTCTATTAAAAATGGTGGAATTATTCCTTTAGGTGAACAAAAAAGCAGTTGGATTTTTAAACAAATTCAGAATATTGCAGAACGTTATAAATTCAAATTAACAGATGCCATTAAAGACATTCCAAAAGAAGCATTAGAAATCATTTTACATGGTGGAAATGAGTCTTTTGAAATCGAATCGAAAACTGTTGGTGTTACTAGAAATTACAAAATAGACTTCGAAGGAATTGTTGCTTTTATTAATAGCCAATACAACAATGCAGAAAGCACAACTATAAAACGTTGGGCAAAAGGTTTTATGGATGAAGTTACTTGCTCATCTTGCCACGGAAAAAGATTAAAAAAAGAAGCACTTCATTTTAAAATTACAGATAAAAGCATCAGCGATTTGGTACAAATGGATGTAACTGAATTGGCAAAATGGTTTAAAAACGTTGAGAAAGATTTATCAAAAAAACAGCTAATCATTGCTTCAGAAATATTAAAAGAAATACGCACTAGAATACAGTTTTTAGTAGATGTTGGCTTAGATTATTTAACATTAGACAGAACCTCTAAATCCCTTTCTGGTGGTGAAGCACAAAGAATTCGTTTGGCAACACAAATTGGTTCTCAGCTAGTAGGTGTTTTATATATTTTAGATGAACCAAGTATTGGGTTGCACCAACGAGACAATGAGAAACTAATAGATTCTTTAGTAAAACTAAGAGATATTGGTAATTCTGTTTTGGTTGTAGAACATGACCAAGACATGATTGAAAAAGCAGATTTTGTTTTTGATATTGGTCCGGGTGCCGGAAAACATGGTGGAGAAATTGTTTCTGCAGGAACTTTTGCAGAACTTAAAAAGCAAAATACATTAACTGCAGATTACATTACTGGCAGAAAAAAAATTGAAGTCCCAGAAAAAAGGCGTGAAGGAAATGGAAAAACCATTAAACTTTTTGGTGCTAGCGGAAATAATTTAAAAAATGTTACCGTAGAATTTCCTTTAGGAAAAATGATTTGTGTTACAGGAGTTTCTGGAAGTGGAAAATCTACTTTAATTAATGAAACTTTATATCCTATTTTAAACGCACACATTTATAGAGGTGTTAAAAAGCCGATGCCTTACAAGAAAATTGAAGGCCTAGAACATGTAGATAAAGTAATAGATATCGATCAATCGCCAATTGGAAGAACACCTCGCTCTAACCCTGCAACGTACACCAAAACGTTTGATGAAATTAGAAGCTTGTTTGCAAAAACTGCAGAAGCTGCAATTCGCGGCTATAAACCAGGACGTTTTTCTTTTAATGTAAAAGGAGGACGCTGTGAAACTTGTCAAGGCGGTGGCGTTAGAGTAATAGAAATGAACTTTTTACCAGATGTGCAAGTAGAGTGTGAAACTTGCCAGGGAAAACGTTTCAACAGAGAAACCTTAGAGATTCGGTATAAAGGAAAGTCGATTTCTGATGTTTTGAATATGACCATTGAAGATGCTACAGATTTCTTTATAAAGATTCCTAAAATACATCGAAAATTAAAGACTATTAAAGATGTTGGTTTAGGCTATATTACGCTAGGGCAACAATCGACTACTCTTTCTGGTGGTGAAGCACAAAGAATTAAATTAGCTGCCGAATTATCTAAAAGAGATACAGGTAATACTTTTTATATTTTAGATGAGCCTACTACTGGTTTGCATTTTGAAGATATACGAGTTTTAATGGACGTTTTAAATAAATTAGCAGACAAAGGAAATACAGTTCTTATTATAGAACACAATTTAGATGTTGTAAAATTGGCCGATTATGTAATTGATGTTGGTATGGAAGGCGGAAAAAAAGGTGGAAAAATATTAGTTACAGGAACCCCAGAAGAAGTTGCGAAACATAAAAAAAGTTATACTGCTAAGTTTTTGAAAAAATTACTATTTTAG
- a CDS encoding TIGR00730 family Rossman fold protein, with product MTNDDRKIKEKLQTKTWNEIKTNDSWAIFKIMAEFVDGYEKLSKIGPCVSIFGSARTKPDHPYYKLAEEVAFKLTQNGYGVITGGGPGIMEAGNKGAHRGKGTSVGLNIELPFEQHDNPWIDQGKSLDFDYFFVRKVMFVKYSQGFIVMPGGFGTMDELFEAITLIQTNKIGRFPIVLVGTKFWGGLLDWIKNTLLEEGNISEKDLKLFRVVDTADEAIEHLNNFYAKHQLKPNF from the coding sequence ATGACGAATGATGATAGAAAAATAAAAGAAAAACTACAAACGAAAACTTGGAACGAGATTAAAACAAACGATTCTTGGGCTATTTTTAAAATAATGGCAGAGTTTGTAGATGGGTACGAAAAATTAAGTAAAATAGGCCCTTGTGTTTCTATTTTTGGTTCTGCGAGAACAAAACCAGACCATCCTTATTATAAATTAGCAGAAGAAGTTGCTTTTAAATTAACTCAAAACGGTTATGGTGTAATTACTGGTGGTGGACCAGGAATTATGGAAGCTGGTAATAAAGGAGCACACAGAGGAAAAGGAACTTCTGTAGGTTTAAATATAGAATTGCCTTTTGAACAACATGACAATCCGTGGATTGATCAAGGGAAAAGTTTAGACTTCGATTACTTTTTTGTTAGAAAAGTAATGTTCGTAAAATATTCTCAGGGTTTTATTGTTATGCCTGGTGGTTTTGGTACAATGGATGAACTTTTTGAAGCAATTACTTTAATTCAAACAAATAAAATTGGTCGTTTTCCTATTGTTTTAGTAGGTACAAAATTCTGGGGAGGTCTATTAGACTGGATAAAGAACACGCTTTTAGAAGAAGGTAATATTAGTGAGAAGGATTTAAAATTATTTAGAGTTGTAGATACTGCAGATGAAGCTATTGAACACTTAAATAACTTCTACGCGAAACATCAATTAAAGCCTAATTTTTAA